A stretch of Haloprofundus halophilus DNA encodes these proteins:
- a CDS encoding RNB domain-containing ribonuclease → MSNDAQAQAGTAEGQGPVEIDPELDRHLRNKREELFEEFEIRDEFPPEVRREAKERTEDVQAEIRAAVDDRRDLREMTTWTTDPADAQDFDDAISIEEDDEAYTLWVHIADVSHYVHPGSEMWAEAVKRGNTVYLPAYTVHMLPPILAETVCSLVPNEERLAHTVEMRLDKENLGYESIDIYKSVIESDERLTYSQCEKRLDDPDAPLHDEITLSYELADRMHEQRKEDGSLVLNPSRDHAHTIIEECMLKANKAVTHELMWGRGVEAMYRVHPQPTPDQWDKALREIAELDSVKIPGGSWDDPRKAVNAALEEAPPRMLNKIQRAVLKVMPRAKYMNDPFGGHHALNFDIYGHFTSPIRRLSDLINHWIVHENDVPEDLVELCDRASDKQKDAETAERLYKQFMQEVGLDPYAVNSRGLVVVDEDEDESDGETDGETDELDAEQFDAEQSDAE, encoded by the coding sequence ATGTCGAACGACGCACAAGCGCAGGCTGGCACCGCCGAGGGCCAGGGTCCCGTCGAAATCGACCCCGAACTCGACCGCCACCTGCGGAACAAACGCGAGGAACTGTTCGAGGAGTTCGAGATCCGCGACGAGTTCCCGCCGGAGGTCCGCCGCGAAGCGAAGGAGCGAACCGAAGACGTCCAAGCCGAGATTCGGGCCGCCGTCGACGACCGCCGCGACCTCCGCGAGATGACGACCTGGACGACCGACCCCGCCGACGCCCAGGACTTCGACGACGCCATCAGCATCGAGGAGGACGACGAGGCGTACACGCTGTGGGTCCACATCGCCGACGTGAGCCACTACGTCCACCCCGGGTCGGAGATGTGGGCCGAGGCCGTCAAACGCGGCAACACCGTCTACCTCCCCGCCTACACCGTCCACATGCTTCCTCCGATTCTCGCGGAGACTGTCTGTTCTCTGGTCCCCAACGAGGAACGGCTCGCGCACACCGTCGAGATGCGCCTCGACAAGGAGAACCTCGGCTACGAGTCCATCGACATCTACAAATCCGTCATCGAGAGCGACGAGCGACTCACGTACAGTCAGTGCGAGAAGCGCCTCGACGACCCCGACGCGCCGCTGCACGACGAGATTACGCTCTCCTACGAACTCGCAGACCGGATGCACGAGCAGCGAAAGGAGGACGGTTCGCTCGTGCTCAACCCGAGCCGCGACCACGCGCACACCATCATCGAGGAGTGCATGCTGAAGGCGAACAAGGCCGTCACGCACGAACTGATGTGGGGCCGCGGCGTCGAGGCGATGTACCGCGTCCACCCGCAACCGACGCCCGACCAGTGGGACAAGGCGCTGCGCGAAATCGCCGAACTCGACAGCGTGAAGATTCCCGGCGGCTCGTGGGACGACCCCCGGAAAGCCGTCAACGCGGCGCTCGAAGAGGCCCCGCCGCGGATGCTCAACAAGATTCAGCGCGCCGTGCTGAAGGTGATGCCCCGGGCAAAGTACATGAACGACCCCTTCGGCGGTCACCACGCGCTGAACTTCGACATCTACGGCCACTTCACCTCGCCCATCCGCCGCCTCTCGGACCTCATCAACCACTGGATCGTCCACGAGAACGACGTTCCCGAGGACCTCGTCGAGCTCTGCGACCGCGCCTCCGACAAGCAGAAAGACGCCGAGACGGCCGAGCGACTCTACAAACAGTTCATGCAGGAGGTGGGCCTCGACCCGTACGCCGTGAACAGCCGCGGCCTCGTCGTCGTCGACGAGGACGAAGACGAGAGTGATGGAGAGACCGACGGCGAGACCGACGAGTTAGACGCCGAGCAATTCGACGCGGAGCAGTCCGACGCGGAGTAG
- a CDS encoding O-methyltransferase has translation MQVPSLTHMRRAAYTSVPSWTKPLATRCFYTIYPGASWSLYEQKARSREAFADRFFDSRAEFEAYEAEFEQSRVPGLLYEAWQEHSQPIYDSHKEECVRYYALVRKLRPASVVETGVYSGVSTLALLAALDENDHGTLYSIDCSAQFDELDAETKRHYERRRPSCCEDGSHLLPGGKRPGWVVPDGLRDRWQLVAGRPQRELPQLLEELDEIELFVHDSEHSETGMLFEFDLAWEHLAPGGVLVSPHVGWNDAFDTFVTERAPEARHGELAVHYVYFDEYDGPGWCRYAQKPAASRNATHERQFAETAAKPVADD, from the coding sequence ATGCAGGTCCCGTCTCTCACCCACATGCGTCGCGCTGCGTACACGAGCGTCCCCTCGTGGACCAAGCCGCTGGCGACGAGGTGCTTCTACACGATCTACCCCGGCGCGTCCTGGTCGCTGTACGAACAAAAAGCGCGCTCCCGCGAGGCGTTCGCCGACCGCTTCTTCGACAGCAGAGCGGAGTTCGAGGCGTACGAAGCGGAGTTCGAACAGAGCCGGGTCCCCGGTCTGCTGTACGAGGCGTGGCAGGAGCACTCACAACCGATATACGACTCCCACAAGGAGGAGTGCGTCCGGTACTACGCGCTCGTCCGGAAACTCCGACCCGCTTCAGTCGTCGAGACGGGCGTCTACAGCGGCGTCTCGACGCTCGCGCTTCTCGCCGCGCTCGACGAGAACGACCACGGCACGTTGTACTCCATCGACTGCTCGGCGCAGTTCGACGAACTCGACGCCGAGACGAAACGACACTACGAGCGGCGCCGTCCGTCCTGCTGTGAGGACGGCAGCCACCTCCTCCCGGGAGGCAAACGACCCGGATGGGTCGTCCCCGACGGTCTCCGAGACCGGTGGCAACTCGTCGCCGGACGCCCGCAGCGAGAACTGCCGCAGCTGTTGGAGGAACTGGACGAGATAGAGCTGTTCGTCCACGACTCGGAGCACTCGGAGACGGGGATGCTGTTCGAGTTCGACCTCGCGTGGGAACATCTCGCCCCCGGCGGCGTCCTCGTCTCGCCGCACGTCGGCTGGAACGACGCGTTCGACACGTTCGTCACCGAGCGGGCACCCGAGGCCCGGCACGGCGAACTCGCCGTCCACTACGTCTACTTCGACGAGTACGACGGTCCCGGATGGTGTCGGTACGCGCAAAAGCCGGCCGCGAGTCGGAACGCGACCCACGAGCGTCAATTCGCCGAGACGGCCGCGAAACCCGTCGCGGACGACTGA
- a CDS encoding class I SAM-dependent methyltransferase: MLVRHVKRARQKSFDLTPGWVKPAVRKAFYVLHPDASWKTFKEKEITRQAFIERFFDSEAELEAYEAEFMNGVIAENLKRAYEELGDETFYDIHKDDCVRYYAYIRKYEPETVVETGVFHGVSTLAMLAALDENDHGTLYSIDYSSLLDPTDETDLERYERRRPSCSQRDSHLLPDGKEPGWIVPEELHGRWEFVAGRSQRELPRLLSELGEIDVFVHDSEHSRTGMLFEFDLAWEHLAPGGMLFSHHVAWNDAFETFVSERAPDAEHGKVAQHYVHFDKHSEPGWGKYARKPSAPVVNDAGSLEARAVSDD, translated from the coding sequence ATGCTGGTTCGGCACGTCAAGCGCGCACGACAGAAGTCATTCGACCTCACCCCCGGCTGGGTGAAACCGGCGGTCCGAAAAGCGTTCTACGTCCTCCACCCCGACGCCTCGTGGAAGACGTTCAAAGAGAAAGAGATCACCCGCCAAGCGTTCATCGAGCGGTTCTTCGACAGCGAAGCCGAACTCGAGGCGTACGAGGCGGAGTTCATGAACGGCGTCATCGCCGAGAACCTCAAGCGGGCGTACGAGGAGCTGGGTGACGAGACGTTCTACGACATCCACAAGGACGACTGCGTTCGGTACTACGCGTACATTCGGAAGTACGAGCCGGAGACGGTCGTCGAGACGGGCGTGTTCCACGGCGTCTCGACGTTGGCGATGCTCGCCGCGCTCGACGAGAACGACCACGGCACGCTGTACTCCATCGACTACTCGTCGCTTCTGGACCCGACCGACGAGACCGACCTGGAACGGTACGAGCGGCGCCGCCCCTCCTGTTCACAGCGCGACAGCCACCTGCTCCCCGACGGCAAAGAACCGGGGTGGATCGTTCCGGAGGAACTCCACGGTCGGTGGGAGTTCGTCGCGGGACGCAGCCAGCGGGAACTGCCGAGACTCCTCTCGGAGTTGGGCGAGATCGACGTGTTCGTCCACGACTCGGAGCACTCGAGGACGGGGATGCTGTTCGAGTTCGACCTCGCGTGGGAACACCTCGCCCCCGGCGGGATGCTCTTCTCGCACCACGTCGCCTGGAACGACGCCTTCGAGACGTTCGTCTCCGAACGCGCGCCCGACGCCGAACACGGGAAGGTCGCCCAGCACTACGTCCACTTCGACAAGCACAGCGAACCGGGATGGGGGAAGTACGCGAGAAAACCGTCCGCCCCCGTCGTGAACGACGCCGGTTCGCTCGAAGCGCGAGCGGTATCCGACGACTAA
- the uvrA gene encoding excinuclease ABC subunit UvrA: protein MSKDYIEVRGAEEHNLKDLDVRIPRETFTVVTGLSGSGKSSLAFETIYAEGQRRYIESLSAYARNFLGQMDKPQVESVEGLSPAISIDQKNAANNPRSTVGTVTELHDYLRLLYARVGTPHCPECGREVGEQSAQQMVRRILELPEGTRAKIAAPVVRDQKGAFEDLFEELVSEGYSRVEVDGEEFDLAMEKPELDENYDHTVDVVVDRVKLSEEARSRITDSVETALEEADGTLKIIVPDPPAEDEFHLGTEARATGDLAGGGDERLVVEFSEELACTHCGIDFSEIETRSFSFNSPHGACPECEGIGNTKEIDPELVVEDPSKPIKHVFEPWSYKRSYYRTRLDSVAEHFGVSVSTPFEELDDDVQRQFLYGTDQQVVFERQTRNGVRRKTKRFEGVIPNLERRHVETESKGTREHIEEYMAVTTCPACDGTRLKPQSRSVYVDGTAITEVNRMSIGDALEHFESLEADLTDRERTIAEEILKEIRARLGFMTEVGLEYLTLDREASTLSGGESQRIRLATQVGSGLVGVLYVLDEPSIGLHQRDNDKLLDTLEGLRDLGNTLLVVEHDEETMRRADNIIDMGPGPGKRGGEVVVQGDFDDVCDADGSITADYLSGRKDIRVPETRRERDGELTVRGARQHNLKDLDVSLPLGTFTAITGVSGSGKSTLIHDILYKGLAREMNNNTSVDPGDHDAIEGIDQIETVRLIDQSPIGRTPRSNPATYTGVFDYVRELFAETKLSKQRGYEKGRFSFNVKGGRCEECGGQGDVKIEMNFLSDVYVPCEECGGKRYNDETLDVTYKGKTIADVLAMEVDEAYEFFEANSQIRRRLQLLKDVGLGYMTLGQPSTTLSGGEAQRIKLAEELGKKDTGDTLYLLDEPTTGLHKEDERKLIDVLHRLVDNGSTVTVIEHELDLVKNADHVLDLGPEGGENGGEVVAAGTPEDVAREESSYTGRYLRDLLPAVEIDGPRADKREPAKPTTDD, encoded by the coding sequence ATGAGTAAGGACTACATCGAGGTCCGAGGGGCCGAAGAACACAACCTCAAAGACCTCGACGTGCGCATCCCACGTGAAACGTTCACCGTCGTCACGGGGCTGTCGGGGTCCGGGAAGTCGTCGCTCGCGTTCGAGACTATCTACGCCGAGGGACAGCGCCGATACATCGAGTCGCTGTCGGCGTACGCCCGGAACTTCCTCGGGCAGATGGATAAACCGCAGGTCGAGTCCGTCGAAGGACTCTCGCCGGCGATCTCCATCGACCAGAAGAACGCCGCGAACAACCCCCGCTCGACGGTCGGAACCGTCACCGAACTCCACGACTACCTCCGTCTCCTGTACGCTCGTGTCGGCACGCCGCACTGTCCGGAGTGCGGCCGCGAGGTCGGCGAACAGAGCGCCCAGCAGATGGTGCGCCGCATCCTCGAACTACCCGAGGGAACGCGCGCGAAAATCGCTGCGCCGGTCGTCCGCGACCAGAAAGGCGCGTTCGAGGACCTGTTCGAGGAACTCGTCTCCGAAGGCTACTCCCGCGTCGAAGTCGACGGCGAGGAGTTCGACCTCGCCATGGAGAAGCCCGAACTGGACGAGAACTACGACCACACCGTCGACGTCGTCGTCGACCGGGTGAAACTCTCGGAGGAGGCGCGTTCGCGCATCACCGACTCCGTCGAGACGGCGCTCGAGGAGGCCGACGGCACCCTGAAGATAATCGTCCCCGACCCGCCGGCCGAAGACGAGTTCCACCTCGGGACCGAAGCCCGCGCGACGGGCGACCTCGCCGGCGGCGGCGACGAACGCCTCGTCGTCGAGTTCTCCGAGGAACTCGCCTGCACGCACTGTGGCATCGACTTCTCCGAGATCGAGACGCGGTCGTTCTCCTTCAACTCGCCGCACGGCGCGTGCCCCGAGTGCGAGGGCATCGGCAACACGAAGGAGATAGACCCGGAGCTCGTCGTCGAGGACCCCTCGAAGCCCATCAAACACGTTTTCGAGCCGTGGAGCTACAAGCGGTCGTACTACCGGACGCGCCTCGACTCGGTCGCCGAGCACTTCGGCGTCAGCGTCTCGACGCCGTTCGAGGAACTCGACGACGACGTGCAGCGGCAGTTCCTCTACGGGACGGACCAGCAGGTCGTCTTCGAGCGCCAGACCCGAAACGGCGTCCGCCGGAAAACGAAGCGGTTCGAGGGCGTCATCCCGAACCTCGAGCGCCGCCACGTCGAGACGGAGTCGAAGGGGACCCGCGAGCACATCGAGGAGTACATGGCGGTAACGACGTGTCCGGCGTGTGACGGCACGCGCCTCAAACCGCAGTCGCGCTCCGTCTACGTCGACGGCACCGCCATCACCGAGGTGAACCGGATGAGCATCGGCGACGCGCTCGAACACTTCGAGAGCCTGGAGGCGGACCTCACCGACCGCGAGCGAACCATCGCCGAGGAGATTCTCAAGGAGATTCGCGCGCGACTCGGGTTCATGACCGAAGTCGGACTCGAGTATCTGACGCTCGACCGCGAGGCGTCGACGCTCTCGGGCGGCGAGAGCCAGCGGATTCGACTGGCGACGCAGGTCGGGTCGGGGCTCGTCGGCGTGCTCTACGTGCTCGACGAACCCTCCATCGGCCTCCACCAACGCGACAACGACAAACTGCTCGACACGCTCGAAGGCCTGCGCGACCTCGGTAACACGCTACTGGTCGTCGAACACGACGAGGAGACGATGCGCCGCGCGGACAACATCATCGACATGGGCCCCGGCCCGGGCAAACGCGGCGGTGAGGTCGTCGTGCAGGGCGACTTCGACGACGTATGCGACGCCGACGGCTCCATCACGGCCGACTACCTCTCGGGACGGAAGGACATCCGAGTGCCCGAGACGCGCCGCGAGCGCGACGGCGAACTCACGGTCCGGGGTGCGCGCCAGCACAACCTCAAAGACCTCGACGTGTCGCTGCCGCTGGGTACCTTCACGGCCATCACGGGCGTCTCGGGCTCCGGAAAGTCGACACTCATCCACGACATCCTCTACAAGGGGCTGGCCCGCGAGATGAACAACAACACCTCCGTCGACCCGGGCGACCACGACGCCATCGAGGGAATCGACCAGATAGAGACGGTGCGACTCATCGACCAGTCGCCCATCGGTCGGACGCCGCGATCGAACCCCGCGACGTACACCGGCGTCTTCGACTACGTCCGCGAACTGTTCGCGGAGACGAAGCTCTCGAAGCAGCGCGGCTACGAGAAGGGTCGCTTCTCGTTCAACGTCAAGGGCGGCCGCTGCGAGGAGTGCGGCGGCCAGGGCGACGTCAAAATCGAGATGAACTTCCTCTCGGACGTCTACGTCCCCTGCGAGGAGTGCGGCGGCAAACGCTACAACGACGAGACGCTCGACGTCACGTATAAGGGCAAGACCATCGCCGACGTGCTCGCGATGGAAGTCGACGAGGCGTACGAGTTCTTCGAGGCGAACTCGCAGATTCGCAGACGCCTGCAGTTGCTCAAGGACGTCGGCCTCGGCTACATGACGCTCGGACAGCCGTCGACGACGCTCTCCGGCGGGGAGGCCCAGCGCATCAAACTCGCCGAGGAACTCGGCAAGAAGGACACCGGCGACACGCTGTACCTGCTCGACGAACCGACCACCGGTCTGCACAAGGAAGACGAACGGAAGCTCATCGACGTACTGCACCGGCTCGTCGACAACGGCAGCACGGTCACCGTCATCGAACACGAGCTCGACCTGGTGAAGAACGCCGACCACGTGCTCGACCTCGGCCCCGAGGGCGGCGAGAACGGCGGCGAAGTCGTCGCGGCCGGGACGCCCGAGGACGTCGCCCGCGAGGAATCGTCGTACACGGGACGCTACCTCCGCGACCTGCTCCCGGCCGTCGAGATCGACGGGCCGCGCGCGGACAAGCGCGAACCCGCGAAACCGACGACCGACGACTGA
- a CDS encoding cell division protein SepF: MGIMSKILGNGQRSTEDYVELNLDDFDTAQGEAGMTVHIAEIAGQQDVIAIKDAVYDGDFVIADITRLRTQDRTVEHIVDELQQVAREVDGDIVQKGDDQLILAPTGVRIARQKLD, translated from the coding sequence ATGGGTATCATGAGCAAAATTCTCGGGAACGGACAGCGCTCCACCGAGGACTACGTCGAACTGAACCTCGACGACTTCGACACCGCACAGGGCGAGGCGGGGATGACGGTCCACATCGCCGAAATCGCCGGCCAGCAGGACGTTATCGCCATCAAGGACGCGGTGTACGACGGCGACTTCGTCATCGCGGACATCACGCGACTCCGCACGCAGGACCGGACGGTCGAACACATCGTCGACGAACTCCAGCAGGTCGCTCGCGAAGTCGACGGCGACATCGTCCAGAAGGGCGACGACCAGCTCATCCTCGCACCGACGGGCGTCCGCATCGCGCGGCAGAAACTGGACTGA
- a CDS encoding DUF7562 family protein: MWRSRTGRDRKTVVCIACGSSVLRSEAREYDKEGDRWNRHGKQFEYLCKDCHRELCWQPRDELESLILDIEQDGLPQSEFLTRYLHAVEDRYGRPEE; encoded by the coding sequence ATGTGGCGCTCCCGCACGGGCCGGGACCGGAAAACCGTCGTCTGCATCGCCTGCGGTTCGTCGGTGCTCCGGTCCGAGGCTCGCGAGTACGACAAGGAGGGTGACCGCTGGAACCGCCACGGTAAACAGTTCGAGTATCTCTGCAAAGACTGTCACCGAGAGCTCTGCTGGCAACCCCGGGACGAACTGGAATCACTCATCCTCGACATCGAACAGGACGGACTACCGCAGTCGGAGTTCCTCACGCGCTATCTCCACGCGGTCGAAGACCGGTACGGTCGGCCCGAGGAGTAG
- a CDS encoding DUF1028 domain-containing protein codes for MTFSICVREEYEDDGDEQLRFGVAVTTRLPGVGTLCPFASEHGAVATQSLVNVDLGRSGIEYIDDGLAVDDALQSLLNADEGREQRQLHGVDAEGTFAFSGEECNGWYGHVEGENYTVAGNLLVGEEVVEATADAYESTANGDAPLAERLIEALEAGHEVGGDKREELPVQSAALLVTRTGEDADGFTDDLRVDATETPVADLRATYEEAKRGYEIILERQEEQRPDETEEEVGASDVSDE; via the coding sequence GTGACCTTCAGCATCTGCGTCCGCGAGGAGTACGAGGACGACGGCGACGAGCAGTTGCGCTTCGGCGTCGCGGTGACGACCCGCCTGCCCGGTGTCGGGACGCTCTGTCCGTTCGCCAGCGAGCACGGCGCGGTGGCGACGCAGAGCCTCGTCAACGTCGATTTAGGACGGAGCGGAATCGAGTACATCGACGACGGCCTCGCCGTCGACGACGCGCTTCAGTCGCTTCTGAACGCCGACGAGGGTCGCGAACAGCGGCAACTCCACGGCGTCGACGCCGAGGGGACGTTCGCGTTCTCGGGCGAGGAGTGCAACGGCTGGTACGGCCACGTCGAGGGCGAGAACTACACCGTCGCGGGCAACCTGCTGGTCGGCGAGGAGGTCGTCGAGGCCACCGCGGACGCGTACGAGTCGACCGCGAACGGCGACGCACCGCTGGCCGAGCGGCTGATCGAGGCGCTCGAAGCCGGTCACGAAGTCGGCGGCGACAAGCGCGAGGAACTGCCCGTCCAGAGCGCCGCCCTGCTCGTGACGCGGACCGGAGAGGACGCCGACGGCTTCACCGACGACCTGCGCGTCGACGCGACGGAGACGCCCGTGGCCGACCTCCGAGCGACCTACGAGGAGGCAAAGCGGGGCTACGAAATCATCCTCGAACGGCAGGAGGAGCAGAGGCCCGACGAAACAGAGGAGGAAGTCGGAGCGAGCGACGTCTCCGACGAGTGA
- a CDS encoding RNA-binding protein, whose amino-acid sequence MNVKSRHHLRSDDIRSLEETLSESLGVDLDGDTYEFVELTGTEFDLVLVDGAPAVLYLGDEPFLTVEGANEYPPQKHVVTVDAGAVSFVSGGADVMRPGIVDATDDIEAGDLVAVAEETHGKVLAVGRALEDGTDLVGDSGKVVESVHYVGDDLYQFTV is encoded by the coding sequence ATGAACGTCAAATCGCGGCATCACCTCCGAAGCGACGACATCAGATCGCTGGAGGAGACGCTCTCGGAGTCGCTCGGTGTCGACCTCGACGGCGACACCTACGAGTTCGTCGAACTCACCGGCACCGAGTTCGACCTCGTGCTGGTCGACGGCGCTCCAGCGGTGCTGTATCTGGGCGACGAGCCGTTTCTCACCGTGGAGGGTGCCAACGAGTACCCGCCGCAGAAACACGTCGTTACCGTCGACGCCGGGGCCGTCTCGTTCGTCAGCGGCGGCGCGGACGTGATGCGTCCGGGAATCGTCGACGCCACCGACGACATCGAAGCGGGCGACCTCGTCGCCGTCGCCGAGGAGACCCACGGGAAGGTACTCGCGGTCGGGCGGGCGCTCGAAGACGGGACAGACCTCGTCGGCGACTCGGGGAAAGTCGTCGAGTCGGTCCACTACGTCGGCGACGACCTCTACCAGTTCACCGTCTGA
- a CDS encoding glycosyltransferase has product MRVETPGGGDARRVGATVAAAVVVASMLCAPALVFEWYAPFFLGLCALVAVGGALRATFVTAVACLPNPDPPERPPDPPTVSVVVTAYNDADALRETLAGCAALDYPADRIRVLVGYEAASTDGTEAVARRAAATDSRVRAIERAKPPGGKAAAVNHLLPHVDGDVVASLDAGQRLAPDSLSRAVGWLSADRDVWCVKGRSYGRNAGESLLSLCATVERHLAERLAFVARSRLGWFTLFTGGQAFFRTETLARLGEFDETVLLEDVEMATRIHTRGGSVRVDPAIVATERNPATLSAWASQRRRWARGGMQVARRSLGGLLRSSDASVVTRLDAVYTFAALLTVPVVVLLSPAVVAEAVAAVELAAAAPASRWLPFWPLLSLSLPCALFLRDGLDGRRHDFREYLAPVLLPAYFLLQSTVILAAFLDEFVLRRPSVYVTSRRDGE; this is encoded by the coding sequence ATGCGGGTCGAGACGCCGGGCGGCGGCGACGCGAGACGGGTGGGAGCGACCGTCGCCGCGGCGGTAGTCGTCGCGTCCATGCTCTGTGCGCCCGCGCTCGTATTCGAGTGGTACGCGCCGTTCTTTCTCGGCCTCTGTGCGCTCGTCGCCGTCGGCGGCGCTCTCAGAGCGACGTTCGTGACGGCCGTCGCCTGTCTACCGAACCCCGACCCGCCGGAGCGTCCCCCGGACCCGCCGACGGTGAGCGTCGTCGTCACCGCGTACAACGACGCCGACGCGCTCCGGGAGACGCTCGCCGGCTGCGCCGCGCTCGACTACCCCGCCGACCGAATCCGAGTGCTCGTCGGGTACGAAGCGGCGTCGACGGACGGCACCGAAGCCGTCGCGCGACGCGCCGCGGCGACCGACTCCCGCGTTCGAGCCATCGAGCGGGCGAAACCGCCCGGCGGGAAAGCAGCGGCGGTCAACCACCTCCTGCCGCACGTCGACGGCGACGTCGTCGCGAGCCTCGACGCCGGCCAGCGTCTCGCGCCCGACTCGCTCTCGCGTGCGGTCGGATGGCTGTCGGCCGACCGCGACGTCTGGTGCGTCAAAGGCCGAAGCTACGGGCGAAACGCCGGCGAGTCGCTGCTGTCGCTCTGCGCGACCGTCGAGCGCCACCTCGCCGAACGGCTGGCGTTCGTCGCCCGCTCGCGTCTCGGGTGGTTCACGCTCTTCACGGGCGGCCAGGCGTTCTTCCGAACGGAGACGCTGGCTCGCCTCGGCGAGTTCGACGAGACCGTGCTGCTCGAAGACGTCGAGATGGCGACGCGAATCCACACTCGGGGAGGCAGCGTACGCGTCGACCCGGCCATCGTCGCCACCGAACGCAACCCGGCGACGCTGTCGGCGTGGGCGAGTCAGCGGCGGCGGTGGGCCCGCGGCGGGATGCAGGTCGCCCGGCGGTCGCTCGGCGGACTGCTCCGCAGTTCCGACGCCTCCGTGGTGACCCGCCTCGACGCCGTCTACACCTTCGCCGCGTTGCTGACGGTCCCGGTCGTCGTGCTCCTCTCGCCGGCCGTCGTCGCGGAGGCGGTCGCAGCCGTCGAACTCGCGGCGGCCGCGCCCGCGTCCCGGTGGCTGCCGTTCTGGCCGCTGCTGTCGCTTTCGCTGCCCTGCGCGCTCTTCCTGCGGGACGGCCTCGACGGTCGCCGCCACGACTTCCGCGAGTACCTCGCTCCGGTTCTCCTTCCGGCGTACTTTCTCCTCCAGAGTACGGTGATTCTGGCCGCGTTTCTCGACGAGTTCGTTCTCCGGCGACCGTCGGTGTACGTCACGAGCCGCCGCGATGGAGAGTGA
- a CDS encoding ABC transporter ATP-binding protein, giving the protein MTEQSSALGAGFALDEAAVAAHDGPTLELRGVRKVYETGGETVVALGDGSGESATGIDFVVAPGEFVAIVGPSGSGKSTLLNMLGLLDEPTAGERYLLGRDVTTLDDEAQTNARKEAIGFVFQDFYLIPTLTATENVELPTIFEDDPDATERARDLLRRVGLADRLDHTPNELSGGQKQRVAIARALVNRPRVVLADEPTGNLDQETGAQILDEFRRVCEAGVSVVAVTHDPQVTEYADRTVRLVDGVVRERDAAGAGGDVVDVRSMDDENRDAESEGGA; this is encoded by the coding sequence ATGACCGAGCAGTCGTCGGCTCTCGGGGCGGGGTTCGCTCTCGACGAAGCGGCCGTCGCCGCCCACGACGGTCCGACGCTCGAACTCCGCGGAGTCAGAAAAGTGTATGAGACGGGCGGCGAGACGGTCGTAGCGCTCGGTGACGGGAGCGGGGAGTCGGCGACCGGCATCGACTTCGTCGTCGCCCCCGGCGAGTTCGTCGCCATCGTCGGCCCGAGCGGCAGCGGCAAGTCGACGCTTTTGAACATGCTCGGCCTGCTCGACGAACCGACCGCGGGCGAACGTTACCTCCTGGGAAGAGACGTGACGACGCTCGACGACGAGGCGCAGACGAACGCTCGAAAGGAAGCTATCGGCTTCGTCTTCCAAGACTTCTATCTCATCCCGACGCTGACGGCGACCGAGAACGTCGAGTTACCGACCATCTTCGAGGACGACCCCGACGCGACCGAGCGGGCGCGCGACCTGCTTCGACGCGTCGGCCTCGCCGACCGTCTCGACCACACGCCGAACGAACTCTCCGGCGGGCAGAAGCAGCGCGTCGCCATCGCCCGCGCGCTCGTCAACCGGCCGCGGGTGGTGCTGGCCGACGAACCGACGGGCAATCTCGACCAGGAGACGGGCGCACAGATCCTCGACGAGTTCCGACGCGTCTGCGAGGCGGGCGTGAGCGTCGTCGCGGTGACGCACGACCCGCAGGTGACGGAGTACGCCGACCGGACGGTCCGTCTCGTCGACGGCGTCGTTCGGGAGCGAGACGCGGCGGGCGCGGGGGGCGACGTCGTCGACGTCCGCTCGATGGACGACGAGAACCGAGACGCCGAATCGGAGGGCGGGGCGTGA